GCATCATCCTCCAGTCACTTGGCGCGGGCATCCTGCCGACCATCGGCCAGGCCATGATCCGCGACAGCCAGACCCAGCAGCGCACGATGACCATCCTCACGCGGCTCGGCATGGCACTGGCGCTCGCCTCCGCCGTGACGCCGATGATAGGCACGACGCTGGTCGGCGGCCTCGGCTGGCGCGGCCTGTTCCTTGCCATGGCTGTCGCCGCGCTGGCCCTCCTGCCCTTCTCCTGGATCTCGCCCGAGACGCTCTCAGCCCCCCAGCTTGCGGCGGCCCGCGCCTCCTCGCCGATGGAAATCGCGCTGTCCGGCTATCGCGCGGCGCTCGGCCAGCGGCGGCTGGTGCTCTACGCGATCATGATCGGCTGCCTCACCGGTGCGATGACGGTGTTCTTCACCGGCGCGCCCTTCCTGTTCATCCACACCCTCAAGGTCTCGGTCCATGCCTATGGATTGTGGGCCTTCGCGGCCTTCCTGCCCTTCATCGCCGGCGCCATGGCGGTGCCGGTCCTCTTGAAGCGGAAGTGGCTGTCGCTTGAGGACAATATCCTGCTCGGCTGCGGCCTGGCGGTTGCGGGCACGGGCTTCGGCTGGTTCGCCAGCGACTGGGATCCGACACCGGTCCTGGTGCTGATCGGCGCCGGCCTGTTCACCTTCGGCCTCGGCATTGCCGTCGTGCTCGGCAAGCCGGCGGCGCTTCTCGGGATCACAGACAGGATCGCAGCCTCGACCGCGCTCATCACCTTCCTGATGACCGTGCTGGCCGCCGCCATCTCGGCCGTCGCCGGCGTGGTCGAGGCGGTGGCGCATGTGGCGATCTTCGGCATCATGTTCGCCAGCACCGCGGTCGCCTTCGCCGCAGCGCTTGCGGCCGGACGGCCGGCGCGGCAGGCGGTCGCGGCATGAGCACAGAGACAGCCCCGGCCGGTGGCATCGCCATTGTCGGCATGGCCGGGCGCTTTCCGGGCGCCGATGACATCGACGCCTTCTGGCGCCTGCTGCGCGAAGGCCGCGACGGCATCAGCCGATTCTCCCGCGACGAGCTTCTGGCCGCCGGCCATTCCGCCGCGACTATCGACCATCCCGACTATGTGCCCGCCAAGGGCATGATCGCCGATGGCGATTGCTTCGACGCGGCCTTCTTCGGCATCCCGCCCCGTGAGGCCGCCTATCTCGACCCCCAGCACCGCCTGTTCCTGGAGACCTGCTGGCACGCGCTGGAACATGCCGGCTACGACCCCGCGACCTTTCCGGGCTGGATCGGCGTCTATGCCGGCGAAGCCGAACAGAGCCATCAGGCGGCCCTCCTGGCGCGCCAGCGAGACGTGGCGGAAGCCGCCCGCTCCAACCCGGTCTTCTTCGGCAACAGCCCGGATTTCCTGGCCTCCCGCGTCGCCTACAAGTTCGATCTGCGCGGACCCGCCCTGACGCTGCAGACGGCCTGTTCCACGTCGCTGGTCGCCGTCCACCTCGCCTGCCAGTCGCTGCTCACCTTCGAGAGCGATCTGGCGCTGGCCGGTGGCGTCTCGGTCAGCACGCCGAATGTCGAGGGCTACCTCTTCGCCCATGGATCGGTGGAGGCGCCCGACGGAATCTGCCGGCCTTTCGATGCCGGTGCCGCAGGCACGCTGCCCTCCAACGGCGTCGGTGTCGTCGCGCTGAAGCGCGTCGAGGATGCACTGGAGGCCGGCGACACGATCCATGCGGTGATCCTGGGCAGCGCGATCAACAATGATGGCGCGCGCAAGGTGGGCTTCACCGCGCCGAGCCTGGACGGCCAGGCCGATGCCATCGCACTCGCTCACCGGATCGCCGGAGTTGCACCGGACGCCATCGGCTATGTCGAGGCGCACGGCACCGGCACAGTCATGGGCGACCCGATCGAGGTGGCGGCGCTGAGCCGCGCCTTTGGCGATGAACCGGCTCCGGCCGCCCGGACCATTCTCGGTTCGCTCAAGGGCAATGTCGGGCATCTCAAGGCCGCCGCCGGCATTGCCGGGCTGATCAAGGCGGCGCTGACGCTGAAGCACCGCGAGATCCCGCCAACCCTGCATTTCCAGGCGGCCAATCCAAATCTGGGGCTGGACATTTCGCGCTTCTCGGTGGCGCCGGGCCTGCTCCCCTGGACCTCGGACCGGCCGCGCCATGCCGCCGTCAGTTCCTTCGGCATTGGCGGCACCAATGCCCATCTGGTGCTTCAGGAAGCACCACCTGCGCTCGCGGCAAGCCCCATCACGCGCCCCCTGATCCTGCCGGTCTCGGCCCATGACGATCAGACGCTCGACCGGATGGTCGCCCGCCTCGGCGATGCCCTGGCCGAAGCCAGCGGAGCGGTGGCACTTCCCGATGCGGCGCAGACGCTGCAGCTGGGTCGCCGCCATTTTCCCCGCCGGCGCGCCGTGGTCGCCGCCACCCTGGACGAGGCCATAGACGGTTGCCGCGGCCGCGGCACGGTGCTGTCCGGCCGCATCGGCGCTGGCCCGCGCCCGATCTGCTTCCTGCTGCAGGGACAGGGCAGCGAATTCATCGGCATGGGGTCCGCGCTCCAGGCCCAGGAGCCGGTCTATCGCGAGGCCATGGACCGCTGCGCCGCCGAAATCCTGCGCCTGACCGGCACGGACATCCGCAGCGTGATCGCAACCGGAGCCCATGGCGCGGCGCGCCTTGGCGACACCCGCTGGACCCAGCCGGCCCTGTTCGCGGCGCAATATGCGCTCGCACGCCTGCTCGGGAGCTGGGGGATCAAGCCCGACCGGCTGATCGGCCACAGCGTGGGCGAGATCAGTGCGGCCTGCCTTGCAGGCGTGATGGAGCTCGAGACCGCCATCGCGTTGGTGGTGGCGCGGGCTGAGGCCATGCAGCAGAGCCCCGAGGGCGCCATGCTGGCGGTGGCTCTGTCCGAGACAGCGCTCGGTCCGCTCGATCCCGATCTCGAGATCGCCGCGATCAATGCGCCAGGGCAGTGCGTCGTCTCCGGCTCGACCGAGGCCATCGCCCGCGCCGAAGCGGACTGGCGCGCCGCCAGCGTCCAGACCCGCCGCCTGCCGGCCAAACGCGCTTTCCATTCCCGCCGGCTCGATGCCGCTCTCGAAGGGTTTCGCGCGTCGATTGCCCGCCTGCCGCTGTCGCCGCCGCGCATTCCGATCGTCTCGAACCTCCATGGCGGCCTTCTCTCCGACCGCGACGCCGTCGACCCGGCCTATTGGGTGAACCAGGCGCGCCGTCCCGTGCGCTTCCTGGACGGGCTCCACAGCGTGCTCTCCGAGGGGCCGCAGATCCTGCTCGAAGTCGGCCCTGGCCGCACGCTCTCGACCTTCGCCCGGCGCCATCCCAGGCGCACGCCCGAGACCGAGATCATCGCAATGATGCCGGCGCCCGAGCCGGGCCAGGCCAGCGACGGACGCGAGACCTATGCGGCGCTGGCGGATGCCTTCGTCCAAGGCTGCGAGATCGACTGGCAGGGCGTCAATGCCGGCCGGCCCATCCGACGCGTGCCTCTGCCGCTCTATCCGTTCCAGCGCACCCGCTATCGCGTCCAGGACTTGCCACTCGACGGCCTGCCGGACGAGACAGCACCGGTCAGCAAGGCCTCGGGGGCGCGCGGCGATTTGGTCTTCCTGCCCACGTGGCAGCGCAGCGGCAGAGCAAGCCCCGCGCCCCTGGCGGGCACCACCTGGCTGTTCGGGGACGCGCGGACGCCGGTCGCCCATGCCATCGCATCAGCGGTCGGCAAGGCAGGCGGCAGGCTCGCCGCCGTGCCCGCGGACAGCACCGCCGCCGGCCTGGCGGAACGGCTCGGCACCGATCCGCCGCAGCGGATCATCCACCTCGCCGGGCTGGAACCAGGTCCCGGCCGCGCCGGCTACGACACGCTGCTCACCCTCGCCCATGCGCTCGATGTAGCGCGCGTCACCGCGCCTGTGGCGCTGGTTGTCGCCGCCCGCAGCCTGTTCGCCGTGGAAAGCCGGGACGACCCAGATCCGGAGGCCGCCCTGGCGCTCGGGCCGTGCCTGGTTCTCGGCCAGGAAATGCCCAATGTCGCGGTCTGGGTCATCGATGCCGATGCGGACACGCCGGCGGCGCTGATTGCCGCCCATTGCCTGTCCGAGGGCCCGCCGGTCGCCGCCCTGCGCGGTGGCCGCCTGCTTGCCCGCGCCTTCCATCCGCTGCCGGAGACCGGTGCGCCCAGCGCGTTCCGGCAAGGCGGCCATTATCTGGTCACGGGCGGGCTCGGCCGCCTGGGGCTGGCGGTCGCCCGCGAATTGGCGGAGCGCCACGGCGCGAAGCTGACGTTGATCGGCCGCTCGATGCCAGCGAATGCCGCTTCCGGCCTTTCGGCCATCGAGGCGGCGGGCGGCCAGGCTTTCGCCGCGCTTGGCGACATCACCGATGCCGCGGCGCTCGCCGCGATCGTGGCTGCGGCCGAGGACCGGTTCGGCCCGCTCGACGGCATCCTGCACATGGCGGCGGAGACGCGCGCCTTCACGCCGCTGGCTGCCACCGGTCCGGCCGAGACCTCCGCCATGCTGACGGCCAAGGTCGGAGGGCTGAAGGCGCTCGAACAGGTCCTCGGCGGCCGCGATCTCGCAGTCCGGGTGCTGATGTCGTCGCTCGCCTCCGTGATGGGCGGCCTCGGCTTTGCCGCCTATGCCGCCGCCAATGCCTGGCTCGATACCTATGCCGAGCGTTCGCGACGCTGGACCGCGATCTCGTGGGACGCCTGGGCCGAAGGCCTGGCGGCGGGCGCGGATGTCGCGGCGGCCCGCTATGCGCTCGCAACCAGGGACGCCGTCGATGCGATGGAGCACCTGCTCGCGGCCGGGATATCCGGCCATGCCCTTGTCTGCGGCGGCAACCTCGAGCAGCGGCTGACCGCCTGGACGGGCGCCCGGAGCCAGGCATCGCTGCCGGCTGCCGCCGCGCAAACCCAGGCCGGCGGCGCGGCCGCACTCGCGGCCATCTTCTCCGAGGTGCTCGGCCATGCCGACCTCGCCGAGGACGACGACTTCTTCGACCGCGGCGGCGATTCCCTGCAGGCGATCCAGGTGATCTCGCGGTTGCGCCAGCGCCTGGCCTTGCCGGTCACGGCGGCGCTGTTCTTCGACAACACCACGCCGCGCAAGCTCGCCGAAGCCGTCGCCGGCATGACACGCGACACCGGGGCGCTCGCCCCGGCGCTCGATGCGCCGGTCAGCGACGAGGCGCGCCGCTCGGTCGAGGTCATGTCCGGCGAGGAGGTCAACCGGCTGCTGGAGCGGCTGCTGGCCGAGGGGGCGAGCCCGTGAGCCAACCTCTCGCCCAGGCCGATCTCGGCGCGCTTTCGCCCGACGAGCGCCGCCAATTGCTCGCCCGCTTGCTGAGCCGCCGGTCCGATCAGGAGCAGAGCTATCCGCTGTCCTTTGCGCAGCAGCGCCTCTGGTTTCTCGACCGCCTGCACCCTCTCAGCCCGGCCTACAACATTCCCGGCGCCTTCCTGCTGGAAGGCGCACTCGATGTCGCCGCGCTCGCCGCAGCGCTCGGCGATGTCGTGCAGCGCCATGCCACCTTGCGCACGACCTTCACCGAGGAGGCCGGCCGTCCCCGCCAGACCGTCAGGCCGGTGAGCGATATTCGCCTGCCCGTCACCGATGTGGCCGGCGCGACCCTGGACGACCGCAAGGGGGCGGCCCGGCATCTGGTCGATGCCGAGGTCGCCCTGCCCTTCGACCTCTCGACCGGTCCGGTGTTCCGCGCAAGCCTGCTGCGGCTCGACGCCGAGTGCCATGTCCTCGTGGTGGTCATCCACCATATCTCTGCCGATGGCTGGTCGCTCGGCCTGTTCAACCGCGATCTCGCCGCCGCCTACCGCGCCCGCCTGTCTGGATCACCCTCACCGTTCGGACCGCTTGCCAGCGACTACATCCGCTTCTCGGCCTGGCAGAAGGCTGATCTGGCCGGCGATAAACTGAGCCGGCTCCTGACTTTCTGGACCAACACGCTGGCAGGCCTCCCGGCGCTCGACCTGCCTGTCGACCGGCCAAGGCCGGCGCTTGCCCGGCAGCGCGGTGATAGCCTGGACATCAGCCTGTCCGCGCCGCTGGTGGCCGCCGCGACAGCCTTTGCCCGGGCCCAGGGCACGACGCTCTATTGCGTGCTGCTCGCCGCGTTCCACGTCGTTCTCGGCCGGCTCTCGGCGCAATCCGACTTTGCCATCGGCACGCCGGTGGCCAATCGCGGCAGGCTCGATGTCGAGGACCAGATCGGCTTTTTCGTCAACACCTTGCCCATGCGCATCGACACGAGCCGCGCTGGCAGTTTCGCGGCCGTGGTCGACATTGTGACGGCGGCCTCGCGGGCCGCGCAGCAGCACCAGGATCTGCCCTTCGAGAAGCTGGTCGAGGATCTCAATGTGCCGCGCGACACCAGCCGCAATCCGCTGGTGCAGGTGCTGTTCGCCCTCCAGAACGCGCCCATGCAGCCGCTGCAGCTCGACAGCCTGGC
This region of Phreatobacter aquaticus genomic DNA includes:
- a CDS encoding type I polyketide synthase; its protein translation is MSTETAPAGGIAIVGMAGRFPGADDIDAFWRLLREGRDGISRFSRDELLAAGHSAATIDHPDYVPAKGMIADGDCFDAAFFGIPPREAAYLDPQHRLFLETCWHALEHAGYDPATFPGWIGVYAGEAEQSHQAALLARQRDVAEAARSNPVFFGNSPDFLASRVAYKFDLRGPALTLQTACSTSLVAVHLACQSLLTFESDLALAGGVSVSTPNVEGYLFAHGSVEAPDGICRPFDAGAAGTLPSNGVGVVALKRVEDALEAGDTIHAVILGSAINNDGARKVGFTAPSLDGQADAIALAHRIAGVAPDAIGYVEAHGTGTVMGDPIEVAALSRAFGDEPAPAARTILGSLKGNVGHLKAAAGIAGLIKAALTLKHREIPPTLHFQAANPNLGLDISRFSVAPGLLPWTSDRPRHAAVSSFGIGGTNAHLVLQEAPPALAASPITRPLILPVSAHDDQTLDRMVARLGDALAEASGAVALPDAAQTLQLGRRHFPRRRAVVAATLDEAIDGCRGRGTVLSGRIGAGPRPICFLLQGQGSEFIGMGSALQAQEPVYREAMDRCAAEILRLTGTDIRSVIATGAHGAARLGDTRWTQPALFAAQYALARLLGSWGIKPDRLIGHSVGEISAACLAGVMELETAIALVVARAEAMQQSPEGAMLAVALSETALGPLDPDLEIAAINAPGQCVVSGSTEAIARAEADWRAASVQTRRLPAKRAFHSRRLDAALEGFRASIARLPLSPPRIPIVSNLHGGLLSDRDAVDPAYWVNQARRPVRFLDGLHSVLSEGPQILLEVGPGRTLSTFARRHPRRTPETEIIAMMPAPEPGQASDGRETYAALADAFVQGCEIDWQGVNAGRPIRRVPLPLYPFQRTRYRVQDLPLDGLPDETAPVSKASGARGDLVFLPTWQRSGRASPAPLAGTTWLFGDARTPVAHAIASAVGKAGGRLAAVPADSTAAGLAERLGTDPPQRIIHLAGLEPGPGRAGYDTLLTLAHALDVARVTAPVALVVAARSLFAVESRDDPDPEAALALGPCLVLGQEMPNVAVWVIDADADTPAALIAAHCLSEGPPVAALRGGRLLARAFHPLPETGAPSAFRQGGHYLVTGGLGRLGLAVARELAERHGAKLTLIGRSMPANAASGLSAIEAAGGQAFAALGDITDAAALAAIVAAAEDRFGPLDGILHMAAETRAFTPLAATGPAETSAMLTAKVGGLKALEQVLGGRDLAVRVLMSSLASVMGGLGFAAYAAANAWLDTYAERSRRWTAISWDAWAEGLAAGADVAAARYALATRDAVDAMEHLLAAGISGHALVCGGNLEQRLTAWTGARSQASLPAAAAQTQAGGAAALAAIFSEVLGHADLAEDDDFFDRGGDSLQAIQVISRLRQRLALPVTAALFFDNTTPRKLAEAVAGMTRDTGALAPALDAPVSDEARRSVEVMSGEEVNRLLERLLAEGASP
- a CDS encoding MFS transporter → MHVRLIPSIAGAVIVVSQLSNFVFAPALPEISRHFTIAPGTAQLLMTVFLAGYAAVQIVVGPLADSLGRRPVLIAGVLLLALGCAVSGLAPTMALLFAGIILQSLGAGILPTIGQAMIRDSQTQQRTMTILTRLGMALALASAVTPMIGTTLVGGLGWRGLFLAMAVAALALLPFSWISPETLSAPQLAAARASSPMEIALSGYRAALGQRRLVLYAIMIGCLTGAMTVFFTGAPFLFIHTLKVSVHAYGLWAFAAFLPFIAGAMAVPVLLKRKWLSLEDNILLGCGLAVAGTGFGWFASDWDPTPVLVLIGAGLFTFGLGIAVVLGKPAALLGITDRIAASTALITFLMTVLAAAISAVAGVVEAVAHVAIFGIMFASTAVAFAAALAAGRPARQAVAA